A window of Mustela nigripes isolate SB6536 chromosome 9, MUSNIG.SB6536, whole genome shotgun sequence contains these coding sequences:
- the RRAGA gene encoding ras-related GTP-binding protein A produces the protein MPNTAMKKKVLLMGKSGSGKTSMRSIIFANYIARDTRRLGATIDVEHSHVRFLGNLVLNLWDCGGQDTFMENYFTSQRDNIFRNVEVLIYVFDVESRELEKDMHYYQSCLEAILQNSPDAKIFCLVHKMDLVQEDQRDLIFKEREEDLRRLSRPLECACFRTSIWDETLYKAWSSIVYQLIPNVQQLEMNLRNFAQIIEADEVLLFERATFLVISHYQCKEQRDVHRFEKISNIIKQFKLSCSKLAASFQSMEVRNSNFAAFIDIFTSNTYVMVVMSDPSIPSAATLINIRNARKHFEKLERVDGPKHSLLMR, from the coding sequence ATGCCAAATACAGCCATGAAGAAGAAGGTGCTGTTGATGGGGAAGAGCGGGTCGGGCAAGACCAGCATGCGGTCGATTATTTTTGCAAATTATATCGCCCGCGACACCCGGCGCCTGGGTGCCACCATTGATGTGGAGCACTCCCACGTCCGATTCCTGGGCAACCTAGTGCTCAACCTGTGGGACTGTGGCGGTCAGGACACCTTCATGGAGAATTACTTCACCAGCCAGCGAGACAACATCTTCCGTAACGTCGAAGTTTTGATTTACGTGTTTGACGTGGAGAGCCGCGAACTGGAAAAGGACATGCATTACTACCAGTCGTGTCTGGAggccatcctccagaactctccGGATGCCAAAATCTTCTGCCTGGTGCACAAAATGGATCTGGTTCAGGAGGATCAGCGTGACCTGATTTTTAAAGAGCGAGAGGAAGACCTGAGGCGTTTGTCTCGCCCTCTGGAATGCGCTTGTTTTCGAACCTCCATCTGGGACGAAACGCTCTACAAAGCCTGGTCCAGTATTGTCTATCAGCTGATTCCCAATGTGCAGCAGCTGGAGATGAACCTAAGGAATTTTGCCCAAATTATCGAGGCCGACGAAGTCCTGCTGTTCGAGAGAGCCACGTTCTTGGTCATTTCCCATTACCAGTGCAAAGAGCAGCGCGACGTCCACCGGTTCGAGAAGATCAGCAACATCATTAAACAGTTCAAGCTGAGCTGCAGTAAATTAGCCGCCTCTTTCCAGAGCATGGAGGTTCGGAATTCTAACTTCGCTGCTTTCATCGACATCTTCACGTCAAACACGTACGTGATGGTGGTTATGTCGGATCCGTCGATCCCTTCTGCAGCTACTCTGATCAACATTCGCAATGCCAGGAAACACTTTGAGAAGCTGGAGAGAGTGGATGGTCCCAAGCACAGCCTTCTGATGCGTTGA